A genome region from Camelus ferus isolate YT-003-E chromosome 25, BCGSAC_Cfer_1.0, whole genome shotgun sequence includes the following:
- the AARD gene encoding alanine and arginine-rich domain-containing protein, whose product MPGRERQSREQIKRIQLKPLLELWEPPPPFAATEGKKGRDEAWGNGAGLSGRAVAESHLAGVPRVRWLPRPVPHPSSFSHLETSDQQYKPGSLGRRVSEMGLGDSRRRREGTSWGPHSILARAGLWPSTLRPARGYPGGSQGAAAPKEAPAAAAAVGPLLEDLRRRLVRAFQRAVPRGGLRRSREEAAAAAAREEQSRARVESALAGLRAELLEMHFQNHQLARTLLDLDMKMQQLKKEYELEIASESQSSEDNAVNPE is encoded by the exons ATGCCGGGGAGAG AAAGACAATCCAGGGaacaaataaaaaggatccaGTTGAAACCTCTTCTGGAGTTATGGGAACCACCTCCTCCGTTTGCTGCTACGGAGGGTAAGAAGGGCAGAGATGAGGCTTGGGGAAATGGAGCGGGTCTGAGTGGCAGAGCAGTAGCCGAGTCCCACTTGGCTGGGGTCCCGCGGGTTCGTTGGTTACCCCGCCCCGTCCCGCACCCGTCCTCATTCTCGCACTTGGAAACAAGCGATCAGCAATACAAGCCTGGAAGCCTGGGGCGCCGCGTCTCCGAGATGGGCCTGGGGGACTCCCGCCGCCGCAGAGAGGGAACTTCCTGGGGCCCCCACAGCATCCTAGCCAGAGCTGGACTCTGGCCCTCAACCCTGCGTCCCGCGCGCGGCTACCCTGGGGGCAGCCAGGGCGCGGCCGCCCCGAAGGaggcccccgccgccgccgccgccgtggGTCCGCTGCTGGAAGACCTCAGACGGCGGCTGGTGCGCGCCTTCCAGCGGGCGGTGCCTCGCGGGGGCTTGCGGCGCTcgcgggaggaggcggcggcggcggcggcgcgggagGAGCAGAGCCGGGCGCGCGTCGAGAGCGCCCTGGCCGGGCTGCGCGCCGAGCTG CTGGAAATGCATTTCCAAAATCACCAGCTGGCCAGAACTTTGCTGGATTTAGACATGAAAATGCAGCAATTGAAAAAGGAGTATGAACTGGAAATTGCATCAGAATCTCAAAGCTCAGAAGATAATGCCGTGAATCCGGAATGA